AATTTTGCTTTTCAGTTTAGCAGTTGTGTTTACCTTGATTACACTGCCTGTTGAATTAAATGCCAGCAAAAGAGCTGTAGAGGCGTTAAAAGTATCAGGCGTTATACTTCCTGACGAGGAGATAGCAGTAAAGAAAGTGCTTGGTGCGGCTGCTATGACATATGTTGCAGCGGTATCTGTTGCAATACTTCAGTTATTATATTATCTTAGTTTAGTTCAACGAAGAAGGGATGATTAAAGATTAATACGAGAGAAGCTGCTTTTCTTTTACTGTTTGAGGTTGAAAAGAAAAAGTTTTCTGGCATGGACTCTTTGATGGAGAAATTCCATCAAAAGTTAAAAAATGAAAAGGACAGGGCTTTGTTTGTTGAGCTTGTTCATGGTGTTTTGAGATACAAAAGCCTTATTGACTACTATATTAATTTTGTTGCTAAAAAAGGAGTAAAGGATAAAAGGATATTAAACATTTTAAGGGTTGCCACATATGAACTTCTTTTTCTTGAAAAGATTCCAGAGTATGCAACAGTAAATGAGGCATGTGAGGTTGCAAGCAAAATAAATCCACATTTAAAGGCTTTTGTGAATGCAATTTTGAGAAATATAATCAGAAACAAAAATCAAATAGAAGAGTCATTGGAAAGAATTAAGGACGTGGACTATAAAAGTTATTTATCAATAAAGCTTTCTTATCCCAGATTTTTAATAGATTATTTAGAAGAGAGTTATGGACTTGAAAAAACTATAAAAATTTTAGAATTTTTAAATACAAAACCTCCTCAGAGTATAAAGATAAATACTAAAAAAACCAATGTAAATACATTAACACAAGAGCTTGAGAAAAACGGATTTAAGTATGAGATTAATTCTCGTAACAATGAAATAGTCCTTATTTTGAAGGGCAACATAAAGGAAACAGAACTTTATAAGGAAGGCTATTTCTATTTTCAGGATTTGGCATCTTCTCTTGTTGTAAAGTTTAACCAAGAAGATTTTAAAAGAGCAAAGAAAGTGATAGACCTGTGTGCCGCACCAGGTGGAAAGACTTTTAACTGCGCAGAGGTTATAGATGGGTTTGTTGTTGCATGTGATATAAACGAACATAAGCTTGATATATTGCGAGAAAACATTTTGCGGCTTGGTTTTGATAATATCATTGTTGCAAAAAGTAACGCTGAGGTTTTTAACCCTGATTTTGCCGAAAAATTTGACATTGTGATTGCCGACCTTCCATGTACTGGTTTTGGCGCAATTAGGAAAAAGCCTGATATCAAATGGAATAAAAGTTATCAGGACATTGAGAATCTTCATGAACTGCAGGTAAGAATACTTGACAATTCAGCAGGTTACCTAAAAAGAGGAGGAATACTTTTTTATTCTACATGTACGCTTGGGAAAAAAGAAAATGAAGAAACAGTTATAGAGTTTTTAGAGAAGCACAAAGATTTTTCGTTGGTATCCCTAACTACTATTTTTCCCGATGAGTTTGAATGTGATGGATTTTTTATAGCTAAACTTAGAAAAGAGGGCGAAAGATAGGGAAGATGAAAAGGCTTATAAAAGATTTGACGTTTGATGAGCTAAAAAAGTGGCTCGAAAATATTGGTGAAAAACCTTTTAGAACAAGCCAGATTTTTGAGTGGCTTTACAAGAAAAATGCTACTGATGTAATGCAGTTTACCAATCTACCACTCGAACTTCGAGAAAAGATTGAGGATGAGTTTTTGATAAACTCTTTACAGATTTTGAAACATCAAAGTGATGGAGAGAGTATAAAATTCCTGTTTGAACTTTGCGATAAAAATGGAGTTGAAAGTGTGTTTTTACCTTATCGGTATGGGAATGCAATATGCGTCTCAACACAAGTTGGATGCAAAATGAACTGCAGGTTTTGTGCCTCTGCCATAGGCGGATTTGTAAGAAACCTTTCGGCAGGGGAGATGGTTGACCAGATAATCAACGTAGAAAACTTTACAGGCAAAAGAATAACAAATGTGGTTCTGATGGGAAGTGGCGAGCCATTTGACAACATTGAAAATGTGTTTAAATTTATTGAGATAATAAACTCAAAAGAGGGGAAAAACATAGGGGCAAGGCATATCACCATTTCCACAGTTGGCATAGTTGAAGGAATTTATAGGCTCTGTGATTTTCCAAAACAAGTAAACCTTGCAATATCTCTGCATGCCCCAAATAATAGCCTGAGAGACAAGCTTGTTCCGATAAACAAAAAGTATCCTGTTGAAGATATTATGAAAGCAGTTGATTACTACATTAAAAGGACTAATAGAAGAGTTACTTTTGAGTACGCCCTGATAGATGGGGTAAATGATTCTATTGAATGTGCTCAAGAGCTTGGCAAGATGCTAAAAGGTAAGCTTGTACATGTAAATTTGATACCTGTTAACCCAGTTGAAGAAAAAGGGTTTAGAAGACCTTCAAAAGAAAAAATAAAAGTATTTTTTGAAACCTTAAAATCATATCAAATTAATGTTACAATTAGAAGAGAGCTTGGCAGCAGTATATCTGCAGCGTGTGGACAGCTGAGAAAACGATATTTTAACATATAAGGGAATTAGGGGATGAAGTATGTGAAATACGTTGCTCTCACAGAAAAAGGAAATATAAGGACAAACAATGAGGATTATTATATTGTTTACAAAGGAGAAGATGGATTGAATGTTTTTTTAATAGCTGATGGTATGGGTGGACACAGTGCAGGTGAGGTGGCAAGCAGCTTTGCCTGCCAGTATGTACTTGACTATATATTACTAAATCAGAAAATGTTAAAATATTCTCTGAAAGAGATCATAAAAGAAGCTTACAGGTATGCAAATCAAAAGATTATAAACCATCAGATAAAAAATCCCCTTTTGTATGGAATGGGGACCACTTTAGCGGGACTATTTTGCTACAAGGATAAGATACTTGTGAGCAACATCGGAGATTCAAGAGTCTACATTATAGATAACAATGAAATTAGACAAATTACAGAGGACCATTCTCTGGTTTATGAGATGTTTAAAGATGGAAAAATTACAAAAGAGGAAATTTATACTCATCCCAAGAAAAACATCATAACAAGAGCAATTGGAATAGAAGAAGAATTAGAAGTTGATCTTTACGAAATTGAACGCGAGCAAAATAAGGATTATTGCTTTTTGATGTGTACAGATGGACTGACCAACATGGTTTTTGATACCCAAATTCACGAAATATTTAAGAAAAATGATTTTTATGATGTAGGTAAGAAATTAATTGAAAAAGCTCTTGAGGCAGGTGGTATTGACAATATAACAATTGTCTATCTCTTGGTATAAGAAAAAAGAGATTTTGTGAGGGTGATGATTGTTCATGGATGAGTTTATAATAGGAAACAGATACAAAGTTGAGGAGAAGTTAGGAAGCGGTGGAATGTCGGTTGTGTACAAAGCCAAAGATGCAATTTTGAATAGATATGTTGCCATAAAAGTTTTAAGGTCGGAGTTTGCAACAGACGAGGAATTTTTGCAACGGTTCAGAACAGAAGCGCTGGCAGCAGCATCTCTTTCGCATCCCAACATTGTATCAATCTATGATGTTGGTGAGCAGGACGGGATGTACTACATAGTTATGGAATATGTAAATGGCAAAACTCTAAAAGAGTTTATGAAAGAAACTGGTAGGCTCAGTCCAAAAGATGCAACAACCATTGCTATACAGGTTTTAAGAGCTTTGGACCATGCCCATAAAAAAGGTATTGTGCACAGAGATATAAAACCTCAAAATATCTTGATTGATGAAAATGGGATTGTCAAAGTAACAGACTTTGGTATTGCACGAGCAGTTTCAACAGGCACCATTATAAATACAAATATCACCATTGGCTCTGTTCACTATTTTTCACCAGAACAGGCAAGAGGAGGATATGTGGACAGCAGGTCTGACCTGTACTCTCTTGGAGTTGTTCTTTATGAAATGGTGACAGGAGTTTTGCCATTTGATGGAGATACTCCGATTTCTATTGCGCTAAAACACCTGCAAGAACAGCCAATAAAACCTACACTTTATAATCCCAATATACCAAAAAGTTTAGAAGCAATAATTTTGAAGGCAATGCAAAAGGATATTTTGCTGAGGTATCAATCAGCCAGTGAGATGATTCAAGATTTGAAAAATTCGCTTATTGAACCAGACGGTGATTTTGTCAAGATAGAGTCGCATGAAAATGCTGCTACCAAACAGTTTCAGTTTGAAAAGATAAAATCAGATAATACCCCAGTAGACCCAAAAAAAGAGTCAAAAGAAAAAAGAAAAGATTGGATTTATGTTGTAGCAGGGATTTTAACTGCCCTTATTATTGTTGCAATAGGCTGGCTAATATTTTATAATGCTATTGGGAAAAGCTTGACTTATCAAGAAAATGACATTACAATGCCAGACCTTGTAGGTTTTTCAATTGATGATGCAAAGGCAAAACTTGATGAGCTGGGACTAAAATATTCGGTTGAAGAGCAAAACGACCCGGCTGAGAAAGGTACAGTCATCAATCAAGACCCTGCTGCAGGTATTAAAGTAAAAAAAGATACTACTGTCAAGCTAATAGTTAGCAAAGGACCGGAAATGGTCAAAGTTCCTGATGTGGTTGGGCTCAATATCAAAGATGCTCAGATAGAGCTTGATAACAATGGTTTGAGTGTTGAGATAAAGAAAGATTATTCTGACAAGCCAGTGGACACAGTTATTGATCAACAGCCTTCTGCAAACCAGCTTATAGAAAAAAATGGTACTGTAATTTTGACTGTAAGTTTGGGTCCCAAAATAGAAAAAGTATTAGTTCCAGATGTAACAGGAATGAATATAGTTGATGCCAAGGATGTTTTACTAAAAATCGGACTTAACGTCGGTAACGTTACTTATAAAGAGGTCACAGATAGAGAGTCTGATATTGTTATCAGTCAATCACCATCTTACGGGCAGCAGGTTGTAAAAGGAAGCACTGTTGATTTAATAGTGACCAAAAAGGTTGAGACAAAAACTACAACAAAGATTATTATAAAAACAGTAATTTTACCTTCTGATTTAAATGAAGCAAATGTTAAAATAGTGGTAAGTTCAAACGGAAATGAGAGCATTGTATTTGATAGAATAGTAAAAAAAGAAGAGACTCCTTTACAGGTTAAAATTCCTATCACTGGACAATCTACAATTAGGATGTATATAAACGACCAATTATCAACAGAGGAGACGGTGGAATAGCTATGCATATAAATGGAGTAATTGGAAAACTAATTGCTGGTTTTTATTATGTATATGACCATGATGGAAATATATATGAATGTAGGGCACGAGGAGTTTTTAGAAAGGATGATATCACTCCGCTTGTGGGCGACAACGTTGTTATCGTAGAGAAAAGCAAAGGTTCATATATTATTGATAAGATTCTACCAAGAAAAAATCAGCTAATCCGTCCACCAATTGCAAATGTGGATATTGCCATAGTAGTGGTAGCATCAGTGTCGCCAGAGGTATCTTTAATCGCACTGGATAAACTTTTAGTGAATGTATTAAAGGAAAAGGTAAAGCCTGTAATTTGCGTAAATAAAATTGATTTAGATGATGGAAAGACATTTGAGATGATAAAGCAACAGTACAGTGTATTTGATGTAATAGGTGTGTCTGCAAAGACTGGAGAAGGCATTGATAAACTCAAAAATTATATTCAAGGAAGGATTTCAGTTTTTGCTGGGCAGTCTGGTGTAGGGAAAAGTTCTATACTAAACTGTCTAATTCCAGGAGCTAACTTGAAAGTGGGTGAAATTTCTAAAAAAATTGAAAGAG
The sequence above is drawn from the Caldicellulosiruptor bescii DSM 6725 genome and encodes:
- the rsmB gene encoding 16S rRNA (cytosine(967)-C(5))-methyltransferase RsmB, encoding MNTREAAFLLLFEVEKKKFSGMDSLMEKFHQKLKNEKDRALFVELVHGVLRYKSLIDYYINFVAKKGVKDKRILNILRVATYELLFLEKIPEYATVNEACEVASKINPHLKAFVNAILRNIIRNKNQIEESLERIKDVDYKSYLSIKLSYPRFLIDYLEESYGLEKTIKILEFLNTKPPQSIKINTKKTNVNTLTQELEKNGFKYEINSRNNEIVLILKGNIKETELYKEGYFYFQDLASSLVVKFNQEDFKRAKKVIDLCAAPGGKTFNCAEVIDGFVVACDINEHKLDILRENILRLGFDNIIVAKSNAEVFNPDFAEKFDIVIADLPCTGFGAIRKKPDIKWNKSYQDIENLHELQVRILDNSAGYLKRGGILFYSTCTLGKKENEETVIEFLEKHKDFSLVSLTTIFPDEFECDGFFIAKLRKEGER
- the rlmN gene encoding 23S rRNA (adenine(2503)-C(2))-methyltransferase RlmN yields the protein MKRLIKDLTFDELKKWLENIGEKPFRTSQIFEWLYKKNATDVMQFTNLPLELREKIEDEFLINSLQILKHQSDGESIKFLFELCDKNGVESVFLPYRYGNAICVSTQVGCKMNCRFCASAIGGFVRNLSAGEMVDQIINVENFTGKRITNVVLMGSGEPFDNIENVFKFIEIINSKEGKNIGARHITISTVGIVEGIYRLCDFPKQVNLAISLHAPNNSLRDKLVPINKKYPVEDIMKAVDYYIKRTNRRVTFEYALIDGVNDSIECAQELGKMLKGKLVHVNLIPVNPVEEKGFRRPSKEKIKVFFETLKSYQINVTIRRELGSSISAACGQLRKRYFNI
- a CDS encoding Stp1/IreP family PP2C-type Ser/Thr phosphatase encodes the protein MKYVKYVALTEKGNIRTNNEDYYIVYKGEDGLNVFLIADGMGGHSAGEVASSFACQYVLDYILLNQKMLKYSLKEIIKEAYRYANQKIINHQIKNPLLYGMGTTLAGLFCYKDKILVSNIGDSRVYIIDNNEIRQITEDHSLVYEMFKDGKITKEEIYTHPKKNIITRAIGIEEELEVDLYEIEREQNKDYCFLMCTDGLTNMVFDTQIHEIFKKNDFYDVGKKLIEKALEAGGIDNITIVYLLV
- the pknB gene encoding Stk1 family PASTA domain-containing Ser/Thr kinase, encoding MDEFIIGNRYKVEEKLGSGGMSVVYKAKDAILNRYVAIKVLRSEFATDEEFLQRFRTEALAAASLSHPNIVSIYDVGEQDGMYYIVMEYVNGKTLKEFMKETGRLSPKDATTIAIQVLRALDHAHKKGIVHRDIKPQNILIDENGIVKVTDFGIARAVSTGTIINTNITIGSVHYFSPEQARGGYVDSRSDLYSLGVVLYEMVTGVLPFDGDTPISIALKHLQEQPIKPTLYNPNIPKSLEAIILKAMQKDILLRYQSASEMIQDLKNSLIEPDGDFVKIESHENAATKQFQFEKIKSDNTPVDPKKESKEKRKDWIYVVAGILTALIIVAIGWLIFYNAIGKSLTYQENDITMPDLVGFSIDDAKAKLDELGLKYSVEEQNDPAEKGTVINQDPAAGIKVKKDTTVKLIVSKGPEMVKVPDVVGLNIKDAQIELDNNGLSVEIKKDYSDKPVDTVIDQQPSANQLIEKNGTVILTVSLGPKIEKVLVPDVTGMNIVDAKDVLLKIGLNVGNVTYKEVTDRESDIVISQSPSYGQQVVKGSTVDLIVTKKVETKTTTKIIIKTVILPSDLNEANVKIVVSSNGNESIVFDRIVKKEETPLQVKIPITGQSTIRMYINDQLSTEETVE
- the rsgA gene encoding ribosome small subunit-dependent GTPase A yields the protein MHINGVIGKLIAGFYYVYDHDGNIYECRARGVFRKDDITPLVGDNVVIVEKSKGSYIIDKILPRKNQLIRPPIANVDIAIVVVASVSPEVSLIALDKLLVNVLKEKVKPVICVNKIDLDDGKTFEMIKQQYSVFDVIGVSAKTGEGIDKLKNYIQGRISVFAGQSGVGKSSILNCLIPGANLKVGEISKKIERGRHTTRVVELLRAGEDTYIADTPGFSSIEIIGLLRHELKYYYPEFYDFEGCKFPGCNHIFEPECLVKAAVTEKKINFERYERYKQIFMQLPAQKEYD